The following proteins are encoded in a genomic region of Dialister hominis:
- a CDS encoding manganese-dependent inorganic pyrophosphatase gives MSKVFVIGHKSPDTDSIAAAVSYSYLKRQLGVDAVAARAGEPNKETKFALDYFKVEAPVLLESTARKNPDDEKTKLILVDHNESKQCVDGAKDAEVLELIDHHRLGDFETENPIFILIRPVGCVNTVIYGLYKANGVKPSKEVAGMMLSAIISDTVLFRSPTTTDEDKAAVKELAEIAGVDYEAYGMEMLKAGADISDYPAEKLAHNDTKEFEAGGKVFSCGQISVMDLEPIEAKRADIMKVLEETKAEKQYEASYLMVTNILTEDTYLWFTSGAEAAAEEAFGKKAEDRCVYLPKVMSRKKQVAPFLLKVYGK, from the coding sequence ATGAGTAAAGTATTTGTTATCGGTCATAAATCACCGGACACAGACAGTATAGCTGCTGCCGTTTCCTATTCCTATTTGAAAAGACAGCTTGGCGTTGATGCCGTAGCAGCCAGAGCAGGGGAACCAAACAAAGAAACAAAGTTCGCACTTGATTATTTCAAGGTAGAAGCACCTGTTTTACTGGAAAGCACTGCAAGAAAGAATCCGGATGATGAAAAGACAAAACTGATTCTTGTCGATCACAATGAATCCAAGCAGTGCGTAGACGGCGCAAAGGATGCAGAAGTCCTTGAACTGATCGATCATCACAGACTGGGTGATTTTGAAACCGAAAATCCGATTTTCATCCTGATCCGCCCGGTAGGATGCGTAAACACCGTTATTTACGGCCTTTACAAGGCAAATGGAGTAAAACCGTCCAAAGAAGTTGCCGGAATGATGCTTTCTGCGATCATCTCTGATACAGTTCTGTTCAGATCCCCGACTACAACAGATGAAGACAAGGCTGCAGTCAAGGAACTGGCAGAAATTGCAGGCGTCGATTATGAAGCTTACGGCATGGAAATGCTTAAGGCAGGCGCTGACATTTCTGATTACCCGGCAGAAAAGCTTGCTCACAATGATACCAAGGAATTTGAAGCAGGCGGAAAAGTTTTCAGCTGCGGTCAGATTTCTGTTATGGATCTTGAACCGATCGAAGCCAAGCGCGCAGATATCATGAAAGTTCTTGAGGAAACCAAGGCAGAAAAACAGTATGAAGCTTCCTACCTGATGGTTACCAATATTCTGACAGAAGATACATATCTCTGGTTTACCAGCGGCGCTGAAGCTGCAGCTGAAGAAGCTTTCGGCAAGAAAGCGGAAGATAGATGTGTATATCTTCCTAAGGTCATGTCCCGTAAGAAACAGGTAGCTCCGTTCCTGTTAAAAGTATACGGAAAATAA
- the eno gene encoding phosphopyruvate hydratase: MAVITDLHAREILDSRGNPTLEVDMSLEDGTFARAGVPSGASTGIFEATELRDGDETRYGGKGVLKAVDNVNGEIADAVIGWDASDQRGLDHILINLDGTENKSRLGANAILGVSLAAAHAAANSFGLPLYQYLGGVNAHVLPVPMMNVLNGGAHADNNVDIQESMIMPVGASSFRDGLRMCAEVYHTLKAVLKDRGLSTAVGDEGGFAPDLPSNEAAMELLCEAIEKAGYTAGSDIVLATDVAASELLGDDGLYHLSGDHAAKTAEQMIEFYDHLISEYPIVSIEDGLGEEDWEGWKLLTDSLGDKVQLVGDDLFVTNTERLSRGIAEGVANSILIKLNQIGTLTETFEAVQMAQRAGYTAVISHRSGETADTTIADLAVALNAGQIKTGAPCRSERVAKYNQLLRIEEGLDADACYGSEGLAGKLRIFEK; this comes from the coding sequence ATGGCAGTCATTACGGATCTTCATGCAAGAGAAATTTTAGATTCACGTGGAAATCCTACTTTGGAAGTCGATATGTCACTGGAGGATGGGACATTTGCCCGCGCCGGAGTTCCGTCCGGTGCTTCTACCGGTATCTTTGAAGCCACCGAACTTCGTGATGGAGATGAGACAAGGTATGGCGGAAAGGGTGTTCTTAAAGCCGTAGATAACGTAAATGGTGAAATTGCAGATGCCGTTATCGGTTGGGACGCAAGTGATCAGAGAGGGCTGGATCATATTCTGATCAACCTTGATGGAACCGAAAACAAGAGCAGACTCGGTGCAAATGCCATTCTTGGCGTATCCCTTGCTGCTGCTCATGCTGCAGCCAACTCATTTGGACTTCCGCTCTACCAGTACCTTGGCGGAGTGAATGCACACGTACTGCCTGTTCCGATGATGAACGTACTTAATGGCGGCGCTCATGCAGACAACAATGTTGATATCCAGGAAAGCATGATCATGCCTGTCGGAGCTTCCAGCTTCAGGGACGGCCTTCGCATGTGCGCTGAGGTATACCACACTTTAAAAGCTGTTCTTAAGGATAGAGGACTTTCTACTGCAGTTGGAGACGAAGGCGGATTTGCTCCGGATCTTCCGTCCAATGAAGCAGCTATGGAACTTCTCTGCGAAGCTATCGAAAAAGCAGGCTATACTGCAGGAAGCGATATTGTCCTTGCTACTGACGTTGCTGCATCTGAACTCCTTGGCGACGACGGCTTATACCATTTATCCGGAGATCATGCAGCAAAGACCGCTGAACAGATGATTGAATTCTACGATCACCTGATTTCCGAGTACCCGATTGTTTCCATTGAAGACGGGCTTGGAGAAGAAGACTGGGAAGGATGGAAACTTCTGACAGATTCACTGGGAGACAAAGTACAGCTTGTTGGGGACGACCTTTTCGTTACCAATACAGAACGTCTTTCCAGAGGAATTGCAGAAGGCGTTGCCAACTCCATTCTGATTAAACTGAATCAGATCGGCACGCTGACTGAAACATTTGAAGCCGTACAGATGGCACAGAGAGCCGGTTACACAGCTGTTATTTCCCATCGCTCGGGCGAAACGGCAGATACGACAATTGCTGATCTGGCAGTTGCTTTGAATGCAGGACAGATCAAGACAGGAGCGCCGTGCAGATCTGAACGAGTTGCAAAATACAACCAGCTCCTCCGCATTGAAGAAGGACTTGATGCAGATGCCTGCTATGGAAGCGAAGGGCTTGCCGGCAAGCTGCGTATATTTGAAAAATAA
- the tpiA gene encoding triose-phosphate isomerase: MRKKLIAGNWKMNQTVTEAGHYFEKFKVKAREDVDLVFILPFTDIPVAKFFISRSSIGLGAQNMYPAESGAFTGEISPLMLKDLGCTYVICGHSERREILGESDEFIARKVKCALDHDITPILCVGETKDEHDAGKTEEKIETQVRAALEKIPTDKVSNVVIAYEPIWAIGSGAAATADEAEAVAKLIRQIVKNIAGKKVSDQVRILYGGSVNAGNINDFTGEKDIDGALVGGASLKPEEFISIYQKA; this comes from the coding sequence TTGAGGAAAAAGTTAATTGCAGGAAATTGGAAGATGAATCAGACGGTGACGGAGGCAGGTCACTATTTTGAAAAGTTTAAAGTAAAAGCCAGGGAAGATGTAGATTTGGTTTTCATTCTTCCTTTTACCGATATTCCAGTTGCCAAATTTTTTATAAGCAGATCATCAATCGGTCTTGGCGCACAGAATATGTATCCGGCGGAAAGCGGAGCTTTTACCGGAGAGATTTCACCTCTTATGCTCAAGGATCTTGGATGCACGTATGTCATTTGCGGACATTCTGAAAGAAGAGAGATCCTGGGAGAGAGCGATGAATTTATTGCCAGGAAAGTAAAATGTGCACTGGATCACGATATAACTCCGATTCTTTGCGTCGGTGAAACAAAGGATGAACATGATGCAGGGAAAACAGAGGAGAAAATAGAAACACAGGTAAGGGCAGCTCTTGAGAAAATCCCCACTGATAAGGTTTCAAATGTTGTTATCGCTTATGAACCTATCTGGGCGATCGGCTCGGGCGCAGCGGCAACTGCAGATGAAGCAGAAGCGGTTGCAAAGCTGATTCGGCAGATTGTTAAAAATATTGCCGGGAAAAAAGTTTCAGATCAGGTGCGGATTCTCTATGGCGGTTCTGTCAATGCCGGAAATATCAACGATTTTACTGGAGAAAAAGATATTGACGGCGCTTTGGTCGGTGGGGCCAGCTTAAAACCAGAAGAATTCATTTCTATTTATCAGAAAGCTTGA
- a CDS encoding phosphoglycerate kinase, with amino-acid sequence MNKQTVYDLKPEGKVVYIRVDYNVPHDKEGNILDDRRIRATIPTIQYLLNQGAAIVLASHMGRPKGEYKAELSLRPAAARLAELLQKEVKFIPDCIGPEADQAKEELKPGEIILLENLRFHKEEEKNDPDFAKALVKGCDLAVNDAFGVSHRTHASIVGVGRLLPMVSGLLLKKEIDFLDGVIEHPERPFAAIIGGAKISDKIQVIANLMEKADVILIGGGMANTFVAAQGYDMGESLQDKDRFDLARNLMKKANDLGSSIMLPVDFMAGDSFSAEAKTKVLSAEEFSSPWMALDIGPKTIDLYVETLQKMKTVVWNGPMGVFEMEPFSKGTYAIAKAMASLNATTVIGGGESASVVDLLGIGDKFSHVSTGGGASLEMLEGMILPGVAILADKE; translated from the coding sequence ATGAACAAGCAGACAGTGTATGATCTTAAGCCTGAAGGAAAGGTTGTATACATCCGTGTCGATTATAATGTTCCCCATGATAAAGAGGGGAATATTCTGGATGACCGCAGAATCCGGGCTACAATTCCAACAATTCAGTATCTTCTGAATCAGGGCGCAGCCATTGTCCTGGCCAGTCATATGGGAAGGCCGAAGGGCGAATATAAAGCAGAATTATCTCTCCGTCCTGCTGCAGCCCGTCTGGCAGAACTTTTACAAAAAGAAGTCAAATTCATTCCGGACTGCATTGGACCCGAAGCTGATCAGGCCAAAGAAGAACTGAAGCCGGGCGAGATTATTCTTCTTGAAAACTTAAGATTCCATAAGGAAGAAGAAAAGAATGATCCGGATTTTGCCAAAGCACTTGTCAAAGGATGCGATCTGGCTGTTAACGATGCTTTCGGCGTATCCCACCGTACACATGCATCCATCGTAGGCGTTGGCAGACTTTTGCCTATGGTATCCGGCCTTCTTCTTAAAAAGGAAATTGATTTCCTTGACGGCGTCATTGAACATCCGGAAAGGCCATTTGCTGCGATTATAGGCGGAGCAAAAATTAGTGACAAGATCCAGGTTATTGCAAACCTGATGGAAAAGGCAGATGTCATCCTGATTGGCGGCGGCATGGCGAATACATTCGTTGCAGCCCAGGGTTATGACATGGGCGAATCCTTGCAGGACAAAGACCGCTTTGATTTGGCAAGAAACCTTATGAAGAAGGCAAATGATCTTGGATCAAGCATCATGCTGCCGGTTGATTTCATGGCAGGTGATTCATTCTCCGCTGAAGCAAAGACAAAGGTTCTTTCGGCAGAAGAATTCTCCAGCCCGTGGATGGCGCTTGATATCGGTCCTAAGACCATTGATCTTTATGTTGAAACTTTGCAGAAAATGAAGACTGTCGTTTGGAATGGCCCGATGGGCGTTTTCGAAATGGAACCATTCTCAAAGGGAACCTATGCAATAGCTAAGGCTATGGCATCCCTCAATGCGACGACTGTCATCGGCGGAGGAGAATCCGCATCGGTTGTTGATCTGCTTGGAATCGGAGACAAATTCTCTCATGTATCGACAGGCGGCGGCGCTTCGCTGGAAATGCTTGAAGGAATGATTCTTCCGGGCGTTGCAATCCTTGCTGACAAGGAGTGA
- the gap gene encoding type I glyceraldehyde-3-phosphate dehydrogenase produces the protein MMVKVGINGFGRIGRLVFRGMLKRDDLEVVAINNPSGVETAAYLLKYDTVHGRLDEKVEIDGDDLIIEGKRVHVFQNRDPEHLDWSKYGVEIVVESTGKLKDKVSAGKHIKGTVKKVIITAPGKDDDATIVMGVNEETYDPKADNIISNASCTTNCLAPIVKVLHEQFHIVRGLMTTVHSYTNDQAILEKAHKKDPRRGRAAAENIIPTSTGAAKAIGIVIPEMKGKLNGLAIRVPTPDVSLVDLVVELEKTVTKEEVNEALKKAAEDELKGILAYTDEPLVSSDFRTTNVSSTVDSLLTMVMDGNLVKVIAWYDNEWGYSMRIIDLVAYVASKGL, from the coding sequence ATCATGGTTAAAGTCGGAATTAATGGATTTGGCAGAATTGGAAGACTCGTATTTCGCGGCATGCTGAAGAGGGACGATCTGGAAGTCGTTGCTATTAACAATCCAAGCGGGGTTGAAACAGCTGCTTACCTTCTTAAATACGATACTGTTCACGGAAGACTTGATGAAAAGGTAGAAATTGACGGCGACGATTTGATCATTGAAGGCAAACGTGTTCATGTTTTCCAGAATCGTGATCCGGAGCATCTGGACTGGAGCAAGTATGGTGTTGAAATCGTTGTAGAATCCACAGGCAAGCTGAAAGATAAAGTCAGCGCCGGAAAGCATATCAAGGGAACTGTGAAAAAGGTTATTATCACAGCACCGGGCAAAGATGATGACGCAACGATTGTTATGGGCGTCAATGAAGAAACATATGACCCGAAGGCAGACAATATTATTTCCAACGCTTCCTGCACGACAAACTGCCTCGCTCCGATTGTAAAAGTACTGCATGAACAGTTCCACATTGTACGCGGACTTATGACAACCGTTCATTCCTATACGAATGACCAGGCTATTCTTGAAAAAGCACACAAGAAGGATCCAAGAAGAGGCCGTGCTGCTGCAGAAAACATTATTCCGACTTCCACAGGCGCAGCAAAGGCAATCGGCATTGTCATTCCTGAAATGAAAGGCAAACTGAACGGACTGGCTATCCGCGTTCCGACCCCGGACGTATCCCTGGTCGATCTGGTTGTTGAACTGGAAAAGACAGTTACAAAGGAAGAAGTCAACGAAGCATTGAAGAAAGCCGCTGAAGACGAATTGAAAGGAATCCTTGCTTATACGGATGAACCCCTTGTATCCAGCGATTTCCGCACAACAAATGTAAGCTCTACCGTTGACAGCCTGCTCACCATGGTTATGGACGGCAATCTTGTCAAAGTTATTGCATGGTACGATAACGAATGGGGTTATTCAATGCGTATTATTGATCTTGTAGCTTATGTTGCATCGAAAGGACTGTAA
- a CDS encoding sugar-binding transcriptional regulator yields the protein MMLLVPEMMIEAQERYEILRQIHAAQPVGRHLLTVQTELSDSIIRKHIEEMERTGLLVYRPSGISLTSKGESLLEPLSHYFRKSPFSDKMAASLQKILSMKKVILVRGDSDEKESVRGDIAQEAALALIRLIRDDDIVAVSGGALMAELAEMLPKLHMNVDVLPIRRGFGRRIDFLPNNVAAHMAEKLGGKYHILQIPDGLSPEFFYKLKKELPQINQTEELFSKAGILVTGIDSAEDIKKYHELPSDVTRRLEKENVSSEALGLYVNAEGKILYRLYNVGISRDDIPAIPHILITAGGSHNGEAILAVARAGIRGVLITDEGAGRKILQLVSGEKATTGGCKDHG from the coding sequence ATGATGCTTCTTGTGCCGGAGATGATGATTGAAGCACAGGAGCGGTATGAAATCCTCAGACAGATCCATGCAGCACAACCGGTCGGAAGACATCTTTTAACCGTACAGACGGAATTGTCAGACAGCATTATTCGGAAACACATTGAAGAAATGGAGCGGACCGGGCTTTTGGTTTACAGGCCCTCCGGGATCAGTTTGACCAGCAAGGGTGAATCACTCCTGGAGCCGCTTTCCCATTATTTCCGGAAAAGTCCTTTTTCCGATAAGATGGCAGCATCTTTGCAGAAAATCTTATCGATGAAAAAGGTCATACTGGTGCGGGGAGATTCTGATGAGAAGGAGTCAGTAAGAGGTGATATAGCCCAGGAGGCCGCCTTGGCCCTGATTCGTCTTATAAGAGATGATGACATAGTGGCAGTGAGCGGCGGAGCATTGATGGCTGAACTGGCGGAAATGCTCCCAAAGCTTCACATGAATGTGGATGTTTTACCGATCAGAAGAGGATTTGGCAGGAGAATAGATTTTTTACCAAATAATGTGGCAGCTCATATGGCTGAAAAATTAGGAGGGAAGTATCACATCCTTCAAATACCGGATGGATTGAGTCCCGAGTTTTTCTACAAGCTGAAAAAAGAATTGCCGCAGATCAATCAGACAGAAGAATTGTTTTCAAAAGCGGGTATATTGGTTACTGGTATAGACAGTGCAGAGGATATTAAGAAGTATCACGAACTTCCATCAGATGTAACGAGGCGGCTGGAAAAGGAAAATGTATCCAGCGAAGCTTTGGGACTATATGTCAATGCGGAAGGGAAAATCTTATATCGCCTGTACAATGTCGGCATTTCCAGGGACGATATACCAGCAATACCACATATATTAATTACTGCAGGCGGAAGTCATAATGGGGAAGCGATCCTTGCTGTGGCAAGAGCAGGAATACGCGGAGTCCTCATTACTGATGAAGGGGCCGGCAGAAAAATACTTCAACTAGTTTCAGGTGAAAAAGCGACAACAGGAGGTTGCAAAGATCATGGTTAA
- a CDS encoding nitronate monooxygenase produces MSWNTKLTKLLSIDYPIIQGAMAYISDGVLAAAMNHAGCAGVIGSGGFSADEVRDSIRTAKDILGNGKCYGVNLMLQAPNVDDVAQVICDEKVPFVTIGAGNPLPWFEPLHHAGIKCIPVVPNAKLAKRVQDAGADAIIVEGMEAGGHDGKVTLMALLENILPDIEIPLVAAGGIVDGRGVAASLIMGASGVQMGTRFLLAEECHLLHPNAKQAIINANDTDSVVCGFTTGDSVRGLRNKFSDKYLQEEYSGAPLSTLTALSRGTNRKGAIEGDTENGFILAGMSLTHLTKIQPVQEIVEDIVSETERCLANASRVI; encoded by the coding sequence ATGTCATGGAACACAAAGTTAACGAAGCTCCTCAGTATTGATTACCCCATTATTCAGGGTGCAATGGCCTATATTTCAGACGGAGTGCTGGCGGCTGCAATGAATCATGCAGGCTGCGCAGGCGTCATAGGCTCGGGCGGATTCTCTGCAGATGAAGTCAGGGACAGTATCAGGACAGCCAAAGACATTCTGGGAAACGGGAAATGCTACGGCGTCAATTTAATGCTGCAGGCGCCAAACGTCGATGATGTTGCTCAGGTGATCTGTGATGAGAAAGTCCCCTTCGTAACCATTGGTGCAGGCAATCCCCTCCCATGGTTTGAACCTCTTCATCATGCAGGCATCAAATGCATTCCGGTTGTTCCAAATGCAAAGCTTGCCAAGCGTGTGCAGGATGCCGGAGCTGATGCCATCATCGTCGAAGGCATGGAAGCAGGCGGACATGACGGTAAAGTGACACTCATGGCTCTCCTGGAAAACATTCTTCCCGACATCGAGATTCCACTGGTTGCAGCCGGAGGCATCGTGGACGGAAGAGGTGTTGCGGCATCTCTGATCATGGGCGCTTCAGGTGTCCAGATGGGTACACGCTTCCTTCTTGCTGAGGAATGCCACCTGCTTCACCCCAATGCCAAGCAGGCCATCATCAATGCCAACGATACGGATTCTGTCGTCTGCGGCTTCACTACCGGAGACAGTGTCAGAGGATTAAGAAATAAGTTCTCTGATAAGTATCTGCAGGAAGAATACAGCGGTGCTCCTTTGAGCACCTTGACTGCACTTTCCAGAGGGACAAACAGAAAAGGTGCCATTGAAGGCGACACAGAAAACGGCTTTATCCTCGCCGGCATGTCACTGACCCATTTGACAAAGATTCAGCCCGTACAGGAAATCGTTGAAGATATCGTATCCGAAACAGAACGCTGCCTGGCAAATGCCAGCCGCGTCATTTAA
- a CDS encoding IS1182 family transposase, producing the protein MKNNNTSNHFTAEQGILPMFPSEILNVDDPVLMYDRFMEEIDLKKYLRYIPTRGAGRPRYNPVNMLKTIIYGFAEEGYCSFRKLEDNCRVNIRYMYLMNYEAPSYRTFCHFVKGFLKYSLKDIFYSITKELCGKLNVDLQHIYIDGSKFEANANKYSWVWKKSAEKSRYKLFAKITSLFELLNDDLKYDHMSVNINTEYAPDYLRLVLDKLKEIWQIDETAFVHGSGHRKSDHQRKYEQLKAYTSKLEEYVEKIQICGTSRNSYSKTDTDATFMRIKSDYMGNDQLLPAYNVQIGVADEFIAVIDVNQYRSDMDCFVPLMEEFHEVYGAYPKYPVADAGYGSFNNYIYCEQHGMEKYMKFPMYKKETKDKKYHTNPFRPINFRVDENGTIRCPNDRAFKFIYRHLVRGNLYGRQEEVFECEDCQGCPLAEQCKKTPKNKRISLSRERNNMYQEVQDNLESIHGALLRMNRSIQAEGTFGIMKHDRWYKRIVRKGIDSVKAELYLVALGYNLRKYITKIMRIRIAA; encoded by the coding sequence ATGAAAAATAACAACACTAGCAATCATTTTACCGCAGAACAAGGCATTTTGCCAATGTTTCCCTCTGAGATTCTCAATGTCGATGATCCTGTTTTAATGTATGACAGATTTATGGAGGAAATCGATCTTAAAAAGTACCTTCGTTACATACCGACGCGTGGCGCTGGCAGACCCAGGTATAATCCCGTCAACATGCTGAAAACGATCATCTATGGTTTCGCAGAAGAAGGATATTGCTCTTTTAGAAAACTTGAAGATAATTGCAGGGTTAATATCAGATATATGTACCTGATGAATTATGAAGCCCCATCCTATCGGACATTCTGTCATTTCGTGAAGGGCTTTCTTAAGTATTCTCTCAAGGATATCTTTTATTCAATTACGAAAGAACTCTGCGGCAAACTCAACGTGGATTTGCAGCATATATATATTGACGGTTCCAAGTTTGAAGCGAACGCAAATAAATACAGCTGGGTATGGAAGAAATCCGCTGAAAAATCCCGCTACAAGCTTTTTGCCAAGATTACCAGCCTTTTTGAGTTACTCAATGATGATCTTAAGTATGACCATATGAGTGTAAACATCAATACAGAATACGCTCCGGACTATCTGCGTCTGGTATTGGATAAATTAAAAGAAATCTGGCAGATTGATGAGACGGCCTTTGTTCATGGAAGCGGGCATCGCAAGTCCGATCATCAACGCAAGTATGAGCAGCTTAAGGCATATACATCAAAACTTGAAGAATATGTTGAGAAGATACAGATATGCGGTACTTCCAGAAACAGTTATTCGAAGACCGATACGGATGCAACATTCATGCGAATCAAGTCGGACTACATGGGAAATGATCAGCTTCTGCCTGCATACAATGTCCAAATAGGTGTTGCCGATGAATTTATTGCCGTAATTGATGTTAACCAGTATCGTTCAGATATGGATTGCTTCGTACCGCTGATGGAGGAATTCCACGAAGTCTATGGGGCTTATCCTAAGTATCCTGTGGCAGATGCAGGATATGGATCTTTCAACAATTACATCTATTGCGAGCAGCACGGTATGGAAAAGTATATGAAATTCCCCATGTACAAGAAAGAAACGAAAGACAAGAAATACCATACCAATCCGTTTCGGCCAATAAACTTTAGAGTTGATGAGAATGGAACCATCCGTTGTCCAAATGACAGGGCTTTCAAATTTATCTATAGACATCTGGTCAGAGGGAACTTATACGGCAGGCAGGAGGAAGTATTTGAATGCGAAGACTGCCAAGGATGCCCGCTGGCAGAGCAATGTAAAAAGACCCCGAAGAACAAAAGAATCTCATTGAGCAGAGAACGGAATAACATGTACCAGGAGGTTCAGGATAATCTGGAAAGCATCCATGGAGCCCTGCTAAGAATGAACCGGTCAATCCAGGCTGAAGGAACTTTTGGAATCATGAAACATGACAGATGGTACAAAAGAATCGTCAGAAAAGGGATAGATTCTGTAAAAGCCGAGTTATACCTGGTAGCACTTGGCTATAATTTAAGGAAATACATCACAAAAATAATGCGTATAAGGATTGCCGCCTAA
- a CDS encoding putative polysaccharide biosynthesis protein, with translation MRKNSFIQGALILTVAGIIVKFIGAFSRIYLSRLLGGEGIGLYQMAYPIYLLCLSVSSAGLPVAISIMVAERNAVNDYFGGQKVFRISLVTLVLTGLFFSLLLFFGAQWLVDSEIVRDQRAYWSLLALSPAVFCATLLATLRGYFQGLQLMTPTAVSQILEQVVRVVAMILFAVVLLPYGLEYGAAGATLGAAPGAFVGILTLLVFYYMTRGWRNELASEQDPSIKPQSVKTIIKRLLVLAIPVSLANIMLPIVSLIDLFIVPRRLEVAGFTIEQSTTFFGYLTGMATALVNMPTIVTASLAASLVPFVSEAIAQKRGDMVLKRTDTAMRLANLITIPSFVGMCVIATPISAMLYATPDAGPCIAIMSFGIFLLGVQQVTTGVLQGMGKTAIPFLNMVASACCKMFLSWNLTALPSWGVLGAAWATNADFGVAAILNLIFLYKYRHYTMDIKHTVKLFIAAAVMGVVAYGSYHALYSLIHSNTLSTLIAIALGGVVYLVGIVLIRAVTPDDVREIPKIGTRLAAIVEKMSFKK, from the coding sequence ATGCGTAAAAATTCGTTTATCCAGGGTGCGTTGATCTTGACGGTAGCAGGGATTATCGTCAAGTTCATTGGGGCATTCAGTCGTATCTATCTGTCAAGACTTCTTGGCGGCGAAGGGATTGGGCTCTACCAGATGGCTTATCCGATCTACCTGCTTTGCCTTTCGGTATCGTCAGCAGGTCTTCCTGTGGCTATTTCAATCATGGTTGCAGAAAGAAACGCAGTCAACGATTACTTTGGCGGGCAGAAGGTATTCCGTATATCGCTCGTGACATTGGTTTTGACAGGACTCTTTTTCAGTCTCCTGCTTTTCTTCGGGGCCCAGTGGCTGGTCGACAGTGAAATTGTCCGCGACCAGAGAGCCTATTGGTCACTCCTTGCTTTGTCCCCGGCTGTTTTCTGTGCAACGCTTCTTGCGACGCTAAGAGGTTACTTCCAGGGTCTTCAGCTGATGACACCGACAGCTGTTTCACAGATACTTGAACAGGTCGTCCGTGTTGTTGCCATGATTCTTTTCGCCGTCGTCCTTCTTCCTTATGGACTGGAATACGGAGCTGCCGGCGCAACCCTTGGTGCAGCACCGGGTGCTTTTGTCGGCATACTGACACTTCTTGTTTTCTACTACATGACCCGCGGATGGAGAAATGAACTGGCATCTGAGCAGGATCCATCTATCAAGCCGCAGAGTGTAAAGACAATTATCAAAAGACTGCTTGTTCTTGCCATTCCTGTATCGCTGGCAAATATCATGCTTCCGATCGTTTCATTGATCGATCTTTTCATTGTTCCAAGAAGACTTGAAGTTGCTGGTTTTACGATTGAACAGTCAACAACATTCTTCGGCTATCTGACCGGCATGGCAACGGCTCTTGTCAACATGCCTACCATCGTTACGGCATCTCTGGCAGCAAGTCTTGTTCCTTTCGTTTCGGAAGCTATCGCGCAGAAACGCGGCGACATGGTACTCAAAAGAACAGATACCGCGATGCGCTTGGCCAATCTGATTACCATTCCTTCCTTTGTCGGAATGTGTGTGATTGCCACACCAATTTCTGCCATGCTTTATGCAACTCCGGATGCTGGTCCGTGCATTGCAATCATGAGCTTTGGCATTTTCCTTCTTGGCGTGCAGCAGGTAACAACGGGCGTTCTGCAGGGGATGGGCAAGACTGCCATACCTTTCCTGAACATGGTTGCCAGCGCGTGCTGCAAGATGTTCCTTTCATGGAACCTCACGGCTCTCCCAAGCTGGGGCGTTTTAGGTGCGGCATGGGCAACAAATGCAGACTTTGGCGTTGCAGCCATTCTCAATTTGATTTTCCTTTATAAATACAGACATTACACGATGGACATAAAGCATACGGTCAAGCTCTTCATTGCAGCAGCCGTTATGGGCGTGGTTGCTTATGGCTCTTATCACGCTCTTTACAGCCTGATTCACAGCAATACGCTTTCTACCCTGATTGCAATTGCCCTGGGCGGAGTTGTCTACCTTGTCGGTATCGTGCTGATTCGTGCTGTAACTCCTGATGATGTCAGGGAAATCCCAAAGATCGGCACACGTCTGGCCGCTATTGTGGAAAAGATGAGTTTCAAAAAGTAA